Proteins from one Flammeovirgaceae bacterium genomic window:
- a CDS encoding sigma-70 family RNA polymerase sigma factor produces the protein MIDRRASDQELVALYQNGNEDAFEMLLLRHKSRLYTSIYLIVKDRYVAEDLLQETFIKAINTIKGGRYNEEGKFLPWISRIAHNLGIDHFRKNKRHPEIVLEEGSRLFDNMAFAEESFESAQLARDNKARLRGFIKELPVEQKQVLIMRHYLQMGFQEIAERTGVSINTALGRMRYALINLRKKMTKNNIAYDPNLYPRRPDQVYIPRDHREGNAGD, from the coding sequence ATGATAGACAGAAGAGCAAGCGACCAGGAACTGGTGGCGCTTTATCAAAACGGTAATGAAGATGCGTTCGAAATGCTGCTTCTAAGACACAAATCACGCCTTTACACTTCCATTTACCTAATTGTAAAGGACCGGTACGTGGCGGAGGATTTGCTGCAGGAGACTTTTATCAAGGCCATTAACACCATTAAAGGTGGGCGTTATAACGAGGAGGGCAAATTCCTCCCCTGGATCAGCCGGATTGCCCACAACCTGGGCATCGACCATTTCAGGAAGAACAAAAGGCACCCGGAGATCGTGTTGGAGGAAGGAAGCCGGCTGTTTGACAACATGGCGTTTGCCGAGGAGTCCTTTGAGTCGGCACAACTGGCCCGGGACAACAAGGCCCGGCTGAGGGGTTTTATCAAAGAACTCCCCGTGGAGCAAAAGCAAGTATTGATCATGAGGCACTACCTGCAAATGGGTTTTCAGGAGATTGCCGAACGCACCGGGGTCAGCATCAACACCGCACTGGGGCGCATGCGCTATGCCCTTATCAACCTGAGGAAGAAAATGACAAAAAACAATATCGCCTATGACCCAAACCTTTACCCAAGACGACCTGATCAGGTATATATACCGAGAGACCACAGAGAAGGAAACGCGGGAGATTGA
- the uvrA gene encoding excinuclease ABC subunit UvrA, whose translation MTKAVPFSEPQLDQLDPRQYIIIKRARVNNLKNLSVAIPRNKLVVVTGLSGSGKSSLAFDTLFAEGQRMYVESLSAYARQFLGRMEKPDVDYIRGVSPAIAIEQKVNTRNPRSTVGTTTEIYDYLKLLFARIGKTYSPVSGQPVARDTVTSVVDAIHKLKDGTKIMIACPLKAARGRKLEDELGLLLSKGFTRVLLDGEGRFIEEILEAKKKPKKSAVFEILVDRAVTKAGDPDLAFRLSDSVQTAFFEGHGDCSVYGGEAGPLHFSDRFELDGISFSEPSVNLFSFNNPYGACRTCEGFGKVLGIDEDLVVPDKGLSVFEGAVAPWRSPAMGKWLKPLLKNGIKFDFPIHRSYSDLTQAEREVLWNGNEYFDGIHGFFDYLGTKMHKIQYRVMLSRYRGRTTCPDCRGTRLRKDAAYVKIKGTSITDLVLMPLEELAVFFERIELSEFERKVADRILKEIRSRVDYMLKVGLGYLTLNRLTSTLSGGEFQRIKLATALGSALVGSMYIMDEPSIGLHPRDTARMIEVLKSLRDLGNTVIVVEHEEEIMRAADQIIDIGPDAGAHGGELVYQGPLKGLNGKVTTHTTNYLSKKEEIKVPAKRRKWKDAITITGARENNLKNLKVGFPLGILTVVTGVSGSGKSTLVKKILYPALGRANGSVADAPGRYDKLEGDIARISQVEFVDQNPIGKSSRSNPISYVKAYDAIRQLFAEQPLSKQRGYKPSHYSFNVEGGRCETCSGEGETKVEMQFMADIFLKCESCHGKRFKQEVLEVEYQGKNIADILDMTVEEAMVFFKDKKAVYEKILPLYEVGLGYVKLGQSSNSLSGGEAQRVKLASFLGKKNTDSQDHVLFIFDEPTTGLHFHDIGKLLKAINALVDEGHSVIIIEHNLEVVKCADWIIDLGPEGGEKNGGYLVFAGTPEDMVKKAKGHTASFLKGKI comes from the coding sequence ATGACCAAAGCCGTCCCATTTTCCGAACCGCAACTGGACCAGTTGGACCCAAGGCAATACATAATTATCAAGCGGGCAAGGGTCAACAACCTGAAGAACCTCAGTGTGGCCATTCCACGCAACAAATTGGTGGTCGTCACGGGGCTTTCCGGCTCGGGCAAATCTTCGCTGGCATTCGACACCCTGTTTGCCGAGGGCCAGCGGATGTACGTGGAGAGCCTAAGCGCCTACGCCCGGCAGTTTTTGGGCAGGATGGAGAAACCGGACGTGGACTACATCCGGGGCGTGTCACCGGCCATTGCCATTGAGCAGAAAGTCAACACGCGCAACCCAAGGTCGACCGTGGGCACCACCACGGAAATATACGACTACCTGAAACTGCTGTTTGCCCGGATAGGCAAAACGTACTCGCCCGTAAGTGGCCAGCCGGTGGCCAGGGACACCGTCACTTCGGTGGTGGACGCCATTCATAAGTTAAAGGACGGGACCAAAATCATGATTGCCTGCCCGCTAAAGGCCGCCCGGGGCAGGAAGCTGGAAGATGAACTCGGCCTCCTGCTGAGCAAAGGCTTTACGCGTGTGCTATTGGATGGGGAAGGCCGGTTTATAGAAGAAATACTGGAAGCCAAAAAGAAGCCCAAAAAATCAGCTGTTTTTGAAATACTGGTGGACAGGGCCGTGACAAAAGCGGGGGACCCGGACCTGGCCTTCAGGCTTTCCGATTCCGTGCAAACCGCCTTTTTTGAGGGGCATGGCGATTGTTCGGTCTATGGCGGGGAGGCCGGCCCGCTGCATTTTTCCGACCGGTTTGAATTGGATGGCATTTCCTTTAGCGAGCCTTCCGTTAACCTTTTTAGTTTCAACAATCCCTACGGGGCGTGCCGCACCTGCGAAGGTTTTGGAAAAGTGTTGGGCATAGACGAGGACCTGGTGGTTCCGGACAAAGGCCTTTCGGTATTTGAGGGGGCCGTGGCGCCCTGGAGGAGCCCTGCCATGGGCAAATGGCTAAAGCCGCTGCTCAAGAATGGGATAAAGTTCGATTTCCCCATCCACCGCAGCTATTCCGACCTGACCCAGGCGGAGCGCGAGGTACTGTGGAACGGCAACGAGTACTTTGATGGCATCCACGGTTTCTTTGATTACCTGGGGACAAAAATGCACAAGATCCAATACCGCGTTATGTTGTCGCGGTACCGCGGCCGCACCACCTGCCCCGATTGCAGGGGGACCCGGCTAAGAAAGGACGCGGCCTACGTCAAGATCAAAGGCACCTCCATTACCGACCTGGTGCTCATGCCGTTGGAGGAGTTGGCAGTGTTTTTTGAACGGATTGAGTTGTCGGAATTTGAGAGGAAGGTGGCAGATCGCATCCTAAAGGAAATCCGTTCGCGGGTGGACTATATGCTAAAGGTGGGGTTGGGGTACCTTACGCTCAACCGTCTTACTTCCACCCTGTCGGGCGGGGAGTTTCAGCGCATCAAGCTGGCCACTGCCCTGGGAAGCGCATTGGTGGGGTCCATGTACATCATGGACGAGCCCAGCATTGGGCTGCACCCCCGCGACACCGCACGGATGATCGAAGTGCTGAAATCGCTGCGCGACCTGGGCAATACGGTGATTGTAGTGGAGCACGAAGAAGAAATCATGCGGGCGGCCGACCAGATCATAGACATAGGCCCCGATGCCGGTGCCCACGGAGGGGAGTTGGTGTACCAGGGGCCGCTCAAAGGGCTTAACGGGAAGGTAACGACCCACACCACCAATTACCTGAGCAAGAAAGAGGAAATAAAAGTGCCGGCAAAAAGGCGCAAGTGGAAAGATGCCATAACCATAACCGGGGCCAGGGAAAACAACCTCAAAAATTTGAAGGTAGGGTTCCCCCTTGGTATCCTGACCGTGGTGACAGGGGTGAGCGGAAGCGGCAAGTCCACCTTGGTAAAAAAAATCCTTTACCCCGCCCTTGGCCGTGCCAACGGGTCCGTGGCAGACGCCCCGGGCAGGTACGATAAGCTGGAAGGGGATATTGCCAGGATTTCCCAGGTGGAATTTGTGGACCAGAACCCGATAGGAAAATCCTCAAGGTCGAACCCCATCAGTTACGTAAAGGCCTATGACGCCATTCGCCAGCTTTTTGCCGAGCAGCCACTGAGCAAGCAAAGGGGTTACAAGCCCTCCCACTATTCTTTCAACGTGGAAGGAGGCCGGTGCGAGACCTGCTCCGGTGAAGGAGAAACAAAAGTGGAGATGCAGTTTATGGCCGACATTTTCTTGAAATGCGAAAGTTGCCATGGAAAAAGGTTCAAGCAGGAGGTGTTGGAGGTGGAGTACCAAGGGAAAAACATTGCGGACATCCTCGATATGACCGTGGAGGAAGCAATGGTGTTTTTTAAAGATAAGAAAGCTGTTTATGAGAAAATCCTGCCCTTGTACGAGGTGGGGCTGGGGTATGTAAAGCTGGGGCAAAGCTCCAACTCGCTGAGTGGAGGGGAGGCACAGCGGGTGAAGTTGGCTTCCTTCCTGGGGAAGAAAAACACGGACAGCCAGGACCATGTCCTCTTCATTTTTGATGAGCCCACCACAGGCCTTCATTTTCATGATATAGGCAAGTTGCTTAAAGCCATCAATGCTTTGGTGGACGAGGGGCACAGCGTTATCATAATCGAACACAACCTGGAGGTGGTCAAGTGCGCAGACTGGATAATCGACCTGGGCCCCGAAGGGGGCGA